A DNA window from Litorivicinus lipolyticus contains the following coding sequences:
- the abiEi gene encoding type IV toxin-antitoxin system AbiEi family antitoxin, with protein sequence MKLTEAVDILQAFEEQGRCVYRSRDLKKVFRDSTQSGFRSTLKRLQNTGKLTQACRDVYVFRKGRAKRAHLLEEIAATVRRGDVCYVSLESALAEHGLISQIPVNRLTVMTDGRTSEIATPFGVIEFTHSARSTFDLLTRSANVGRPLRLATAKSALADLRRVGRNLHLVDEHFDAAL encoded by the coding sequence ATGAAACTAACCGAAGCGGTCGACATCTTGCAGGCGTTCGAGGAGCAAGGGCGTTGCGTCTACCGAAGTCGTGATCTGAAAAAAGTGTTTAGAGACTCGACCCAATCGGGGTTTCGGTCGACATTAAAGCGTCTTCAGAACACCGGTAAACTTACGCAAGCTTGCCGAGACGTTTATGTGTTCAGAAAAGGGCGAGCAAAACGTGCACACCTCTTGGAAGAGATAGCGGCCACCGTGCGGCGCGGCGACGTTTGTTACGTGAGCCTCGAGTCGGCGTTGGCGGAGCATGGGCTGATCTCTCAAATTCCAGTGAATCGACTCACGGTTATGACCGACGGGCGGACGTCTGAAATAGCCACGCCTTTTGGCGTTATAGAGTTTACACACTCGGCCCGATCGACATTTGATTTGCTAACTCGGAGCGCGAATGTAGGGCGTCCCCTTCGCCTTGCGACTGCGAAATCCGCACTTGCTGATTTGAGGCGCGTGGGGCGAAACCTTCACTTGGTGGATGAACATTTCGATGCCGCTCTTTGA
- a CDS encoding Gfo/Idh/MocA family protein: protein MKALLDAVKEPKSFIMTMNAGAIPADHWTQNNAVGGGRIIGEACHFIDLMRYLADSEIVSIQARRMGEHPGVPVTEDKASITLGFSDGSFGTIFYLANGASSFPKERVEVFASGSVLQLDNFRKLRGFHWKGFKKMNSWKQDKGQRQCASAFLDGIKNGIPPIPVEEIFEVARVSIEVAEILRAQPR, encoded by the coding sequence ATGAAAGCCCTGCTGGACGCAGTGAAAGAGCCCAAGTCATTCATCATGACCATGAATGCGGGTGCTATCCCTGCCGATCACTGGACACAGAATAATGCCGTTGGTGGTGGGCGTATTATTGGAGAAGCCTGCCATTTTATCGACCTGATGCGTTATCTGGCCGATAGCGAGATTGTGTCCATTCAAGCGCGACGTATGGGTGAGCATCCCGGTGTGCCAGTTACTGAGGATAAAGCCAGCATAACCTTGGGGTTTTCAGATGGTTCATTCGGCACGATTTTTTATCTCGCCAACGGGGCGTCCAGCTTTCCCAAAGAGCGAGTTGAAGTGTTTGCATCCGGTAGCGTTCTGCAATTGGACAATTTCCGCAAGCTTAGGGGCTTTCACTGGAAAGGCTTTAAGAAGATGAACTCGTGGAAGCAGGATAAAGGGCAGCGCCAGTGTGCATCTGCATTCCTAGATGGGATAAAGAATGGTATCCCACCGATACCTGTTGAAGAGATATTCGAAGTTGCCCGCGTTTCAATTGAAGTGGCCGAGATTCTGCGCGCGCAGCCACGATGA
- a CDS encoding FAD-dependent oxidoreductase, translating into MGGGVAALWLNAQAHARGHSTLAVSPSLGAGQTLLSQGIIHGGTKYALSGALTQASEAIKGMPARWLAALAGDGGVDLSGARIACDHQLMIHDSSLGGRLVQFFASKALAGRMESVAPPSFLSPDRRVYQLSEPVVDTDSVVQCLAAAAPVWAATVNQIDIKTGVVSLDDGRTVTAERIFLLAGAGNELVLNNSRLAMPAMQRRPLQMLVGRGALPPMWAHIVGTDTKPLATITTHNGFWYIGGDIAERGATQSESEFLTTAPARLAQLLPDIDLSAVEWSCVRVDRAEPATQNKARPDHPYWHQQGRLFTGWPTKLALAPALADALIPHFSPNHADIATESVPLATTPWNQS; encoded by the coding sequence ATCGGCGGCGGCGTGGCAGCGCTTTGGTTAAACGCCCAAGCGCACGCCCGCGGACACTCAACCCTGGCGGTCAGCCCATCACTGGGTGCCGGCCAAACGCTGTTATCGCAGGGCATCATCCACGGCGGCACAAAATACGCGTTAAGTGGCGCACTGACCCAAGCCAGCGAAGCCATCAAGGGCATGCCCGCACGATGGTTGGCGGCATTGGCCGGCGACGGCGGTGTTGACCTGTCCGGTGCGCGCATTGCCTGCGATCACCAGTTGATGATTCATGACTCGAGCTTGGGCGGCCGTTTAGTGCAGTTTTTTGCCTCCAAGGCCCTCGCCGGCCGGATGGAATCGGTTGCCCCCCCGTCGTTTTTATCGCCCGACCGGCGCGTCTACCAATTGTCAGAACCCGTGGTGGACACCGATTCGGTGGTCCAGTGTCTGGCGGCCGCCGCCCCGGTGTGGGCCGCGACGGTCAACCAAATAGATATTAAGACCGGCGTGGTGTCATTGGATGACGGACGTACCGTCACCGCCGAACGAATTTTCCTATTAGCCGGGGCCGGTAACGAACTGGTACTCAACAATAGCCGCCTAGCAATGCCGGCCATGCAGCGACGGCCGCTGCAAATGTTAGTCGGGCGCGGTGCATTACCACCGATGTGGGCCCACATTGTTGGCACCGACACCAAACCGTTAGCCACCATCACCACGCACAATGGATTTTGGTACATCGGCGGCGACATTGCCGAACGCGGCGCGACCCAAAGTGAATCCGAGTTTTTGACCACGGCACCGGCGCGATTGGCCCAATTACTGCCAGACATCGATTTATCCGCCGTTGAATGGTCCTGCGTCCGCGTTGATCGCGCGGAACCGGCGACCCAAAACAAAGCCCGACCCGATCACCCCTACTGGCACCAGCAAGGGCGACTGTTCACGGGGTGGCCGACTAAACTGGCGCTGGCCCCGGCGCTGGCGGATGCCTTGATCCCGCACTTTTCGCCCAATCACGCGGACATCGCCACCGAGTCCGTGCCGTTAGCGACGACGCCCTGGAACCAGTCATGA
- a CDS encoding tyrosine-type recombinase/integrase, whose protein sequence is MIGELFERFDGAYAENTIRAYRSDFNDYAGWCDKQGLAALPPNGAQLADYVTDMASRLCIATIQRRLASLGSLFRLLELNDPTKGADCQLAFKRARRRYGAPPKQATPLTRELLEPLLDTCDNSVVGRRDRIMLRLGYHSLRRRSELVAFRFDDLIQTPAGTVRLHLRRSKTDQFGQGKQLALPADLIDQISQWRQTVNGRSDFIVCTLVNQQPVNRPLEPARVNQILRQRQAMAGIELAKPLSGHSFRVGGALDLLRQGMSLEKIMLKGGWKSESTALRYLREWVDEE, encoded by the coding sequence ATGATCGGCGAGCTATTCGAGCGTTTCGACGGCGCCTACGCTGAAAACACTATCCGTGCCTATCGCAGCGACTTTAACGACTACGCCGGGTGGTGCGACAAACAGGGTCTGGCGGCCCTTCCGCCCAATGGCGCACAACTGGCGGACTACGTCACGGACATGGCCAGTCGGCTCTGTATCGCCACCATCCAGCGCCGGTTGGCCAGCTTGGGCAGTCTGTTTCGCCTGCTCGAGCTTAACGACCCGACCAAAGGCGCCGACTGTCAGCTGGCGTTTAAGCGCGCCAGACGCCGATACGGCGCCCCACCCAAACAAGCCACGCCGCTGACGCGCGAGCTTTTAGAGCCCCTATTGGACACCTGCGACAACAGCGTGGTCGGACGGCGCGACCGGATCATGCTGCGGCTGGGTTATCACAGCCTACGCCGACGCTCCGAACTGGTCGCATTTCGGTTTGACGATTTGATTCAAACCCCAGCCGGCACCGTGCGGCTGCACTTGCGCCGCTCCAAAACTGATCAGTTTGGCCAAGGCAAGCAACTGGCCCTGCCGGCGGACCTGATCGACCAGATCAGTCAGTGGCGCCAAACCGTTAACGGACGATCCGACTTCATTGTGTGCACGCTGGTCAACCAACAACCGGTTAATCGGCCGCTGGAACCGGCGCGGGTTAATCAAATATTGCGCCAACGCCAGGCGATGGCGGGGATTGAGCTGGCAAAGCCACTGTCCGGCCATTCATTTCGCGTCGGCGGGGCGCTGGATTTACTGCGCCAAGGCATGTCATTGGAAAAGATTATGCTGAAAGGCGGTTGGAAATCCGAGTCCACCGCCCTTCGCTATCTGCGTGAATGGGTAGACGAGGAATAG
- a CDS encoding D-sedoheptulose-7-phosphate isomerase, whose amino-acid sequence MHDAIIAGLKQSLDHKQAMLNDHGLHESIAAAAALCRDALANGGKLLLCGNGGSAADCQHIAAELVGRFEIERDALAAIALTTDTSALTAIGNDYGYEQVFSRQVAGLGQPGDVLIGFSTSGGSKNVVKAFEVAAKRGVKTIAMTGAKAGPLTDMADVWVACPSTRTANIQEGHITIGHLLCALIEG is encoded by the coding sequence ATGCATGACGCCATTATCGCCGGATTGAAACAAAGCCTGGACCACAAACAAGCCATGCTGAACGACCATGGACTGCACGAGTCCATCGCCGCCGCCGCCGCATTGTGCCGTGACGCATTGGCCAATGGCGGCAAATTACTATTGTGCGGTAACGGCGGCAGCGCCGCGGATTGCCAACACATTGCCGCCGAATTGGTCGGGCGCTTTGAAATCGAGCGCGATGCGTTGGCGGCCATTGCCTTAACCACTGACACCTCGGCATTGACCGCCATCGGCAATGACTATGGGTATGAGCAGGTGTTTTCGCGCCAAGTCGCAGGCCTTGGCCAACCGGGCGATGTGCTGATTGGCTTTTCGACCAGCGGCGGAAGCAAAAACGTGGTCAAAGCCTTTGAAGTGGCGGCCAAACGCGGCGTCAAAACCATCGCCATGACCGGCGCCAAAGCCGGCCCGCTAACCGACATGGCGGACGTCTGGGTCGCCTGCCCTAGCACTCGTACTGCCAATATTCAGGAAGGCCATATTACGATTGGGCACTTGTTGTGTGCGTTGATTGAAGGTTAG
- a CDS encoding 3-deoxy-D-manno-octulosonic acid transferase produces MAVIVGSSNSLSQCYHARMRALYTLTLLLLTPILLVRSARKYRGLHWGVRQRLGFNRPRIDRPIWIHAASVGEVRAIAPIANDLIKQGPVLITTTTPTGRDQVVQLCPDTTHAFLPYDLPWAMGAWMRALKPRCLLLVETELWPNLIHAAKVHEIPAVLVNGRLSKRSARGYARMGSLARNMMASLDGCLVQSADHATAFTRLGAHPLVIGNIKFDTQLPPSTLPSGRWIVAASTHPGEEAACLKAFAKISQTETNLKLLIVPRHPERFDDVVSEAEKHGEVGRASRNQWAPAIVVGDAMGQLSGWLNGAEVAFIGGTLNRRGSQSPIEAALGGAVIVAGPSRYNFAEAYALLASGSLVDVADEPELAGALNEALTKDGDKNAALISASRGATARTLAYLTSEILRS; encoded by the coding sequence ATGGCCGTAATAGTCGGGTCCTCGAATTCGCTGTCACAATGCTACCATGCGCGAATGCGTGCGCTGTATACCCTGACATTGTTGTTACTGACTCCGATTTTGCTGGTGCGGTCCGCCCGTAAATACCGCGGCCTCCATTGGGGTGTTCGTCAACGACTGGGTTTTAACCGGCCGCGGATCGACCGTCCAATATGGATCCACGCCGCCAGCGTGGGCGAAGTGCGTGCCATCGCGCCGATTGCCAACGACCTCATTAAACAGGGCCCGGTCCTGATAACTACCACCACGCCGACGGGCCGTGACCAGGTTGTGCAGCTGTGCCCGGATACCACCCATGCGTTTTTGCCCTACGACCTACCCTGGGCGATGGGTGCATGGATGCGGGCGTTGAAACCGCGCTGTTTGTTGTTGGTCGAAACCGAGTTGTGGCCGAACTTGATTCACGCGGCCAAAGTGCACGAGATACCCGCGGTGCTTGTTAACGGGCGGCTCAGCAAACGATCGGCCCGCGGGTACGCGCGCATGGGGTCGCTGGCTCGAAACATGATGGCGTCGCTGGACGGCTGCTTGGTCCAGTCAGCGGATCATGCCACGGCGTTTACGCGATTGGGCGCGCACCCGCTCGTCATTGGCAATATCAAGTTTGATACCCAATTGCCGCCATCGACCTTGCCGTCCGGGCGGTGGATCGTCGCGGCCAGCACGCACCCGGGCGAAGAGGCGGCGTGCCTCAAGGCCTTTGCGAAAATCAGTCAAACCGAGACCAACCTAAAGTTGCTCATAGTGCCGCGCCACCCGGAACGTTTTGACGATGTGGTTTCCGAGGCTGAAAAACACGGTGAGGTAGGACGCGCGTCGCGGAATCAATGGGCACCGGCGATTGTGGTCGGTGATGCCATGGGGCAATTAAGCGGCTGGTTGAACGGAGCCGAGGTCGCGTTCATTGGCGGCACGCTGAATCGGCGTGGATCGCAAAGCCCGATTGAAGCGGCGCTGGGCGGTGCGGTGATTGTGGCGGGCCCCAGTCGCTATAACTTCGCCGAGGCCTATGCGTTGTTGGCCAGTGGATCATTGGTCGATGTGGCGGATGAGCCTGAGCTGGCGGGTGCGTTGAACGAAGCACTGACTAAAGACGGTGATAAAAACGCTGCATTGATATCGGCTAGCCGCGGTGCGACCGCTCGGACGCTGGCGTATCTGACGTCGGAAATACTGCGCAGCTAA
- a CDS encoding heparinase II/III domain-containing protein, with protein MTHHRRWLAEPTSLIISDELEGRYSNAVAYWHFHPDIQLVPVNDTSFEVTLPQGQVVRLNITGAVVEVRDSTWHPGFGQSVSNTKLALKLSGYTLETHIEWSSG; from the coding sequence GTGACACACCATCGGCGTTGGTTGGCTGAGCCTACGAGCCTTATAATTTCGGATGAGCTTGAGGGAAGGTATTCGAATGCCGTTGCCTATTGGCACTTCCATCCGGACATTCAATTGGTACCGGTCAACGATACAAGTTTCGAAGTAACCCTGCCCCAAGGTCAGGTAGTCCGTCTGAACATAACTGGCGCTGTAGTAGAGGTTCGCGATAGCACTTGGCATCCGGGTTTTGGACAGTCGGTATCTAACACCAAACTGGCACTTAAGCTTTCTGGATACACGCTTGAAACTCATATTGAATGGAGTTCTGGTTGA
- a CDS encoding aldo/keto reductase: MRVSTLAPGIEVSRIGLGTVKLGRNQGVKYPRAFDLPSMADARVLIATAREMGINLIDTAPAYGLAEARVGELLKNQRQDWIVGTKVGEDFDGASHFDFSLAGAQSSLHRSFQRLDTDYLDYVLLHSDGDDSAVLNSGACEALVHARREGSVRAIGISSKTLGGALMALDMGLDIVMVTLNSDNTGERPACIQAAARGRGVLIKKALGSGHLNPADSLTFVDQTPGVTSIISGTLNPDHLRANVALINQKEAPHA; the protein is encoded by the coding sequence ATGAGGGTTTCAACATTGGCCCCGGGCATCGAGGTCAGCCGCATTGGGCTGGGCACCGTCAAACTGGGCCGTAACCAGGGTGTTAAATACCCCCGCGCCTTTGACTTGCCGTCCATGGCGGACGCGCGGGTCTTAATTGCGACCGCCCGCGAAATGGGCATCAATTTAATTGATACCGCGCCGGCCTATGGCTTGGCCGAAGCCCGCGTTGGCGAATTGTTAAAAAACCAACGCCAAGACTGGATCGTCGGCACCAAGGTCGGCGAAGACTTTGACGGCGCCAGCCACTTTGACTTTAGCCTGGCCGGCGCTCAGTCGTCCCTGCACCGCAGCTTTCAGCGCCTGGACACCGACTACCTGGACTATGTATTGCTGCACTCGGACGGCGACGACAGTGCGGTGCTCAATAGCGGCGCCTGCGAGGCCCTAGTTCACGCCCGACGCGAGGGCAGTGTTCGCGCCATCGGCATCAGCTCGAAAACGCTGGGCGGTGCGTTAATGGCGCTGGATATGGGGCTGGATATCGTCATGGTTACACTGAATAGCGACAACACCGGCGAACGGCCGGCCTGTATCCAGGCCGCGGCGCGCGGCCGTGGCGTGTTGATTAAAAAGGCCCTCGGATCGGGTCACCTGAACCCCGCCGACAGTCTGACCTTTGTAGACCAAACCCCTGGGGTGACCAGCATCATCTCGGGTACGCTGAACCCCGATCATTTGCGCGCCAACGTGGCGTTGATTAACCAAAAGGAAGCGCCCCATGCATGA
- a CDS encoding MarR family EPS-associated transcriptional regulator, with product MIPEDSQYQVLELIRDKSDLTQREMAQKLGLTLGKTHYSLKALVEAGWIRAERFARSENKSGYIYVLTPTGVAERLSLAARLLARKREEFDKLSLEIRALEGRLDRDGRS from the coding sequence TTGATTCCTGAAGACTCCCAGTACCAAGTGCTCGAGCTGATTCGCGATAAGTCCGACCTGACGCAACGCGAGATGGCCCAAAAACTGGGTTTGACGCTGGGCAAAACGCACTACTCATTAAAGGCGTTGGTCGAGGCGGGCTGGATACGAGCCGAGCGGTTTGCCCGATCCGAGAATAAGTCCGGCTACATTTACGTGCTGACACCAACGGGTGTGGCTGAACGTTTGTCGCTGGCGGCGCGTTTGTTGGCGCGTAAGCGTGAAGAGTTCGACAAGTTAAGCCTCGAGATCCGTGCGCTGGAAGGGCGTCTGGATCGAGATGGCCGTTCATGA
- the hldE gene encoding bifunctional D-glycero-beta-D-manno-heptose-7-phosphate kinase/D-glycero-beta-D-manno-heptose 1-phosphate adenylyltransferase HldE: MHGIPDFTNVQVWVAGDVMLDRYWQGEARRISPEAPVPVVKMGFEENRLGGAANVALNLAVLGCHARLAGWVGDDEAGRTLRHEATRRGIDTQLSTVVGLPTILKLRVLAGNHQVMRVDFEQPFTDTIAAPPWTADAGAVVLSDYAKGTLADPRDLIASARTHGLPIIVDPKGTDWARYQGASILTPNWSEWTEVAGVSHDEDALAAQAQHWISTLELSALLITRSEKGMSLYQAGQAPVHIPTEARAVADVTGAGDTVVAALAAGIAAGLDWEAACRLANTAAGIVVGKVGTSVVSPRELADAKQQALPKVAVDRNQLARQIADYQARGERIVFTNGCFDILHAGHVSYLTEAASHGDRLIVAVNSDRSVTELKGPTRPVNHAPQRMDVLAGLAAVDHVIEFDESTPEALLGLIKPDVLVKGGDYANVSDVVGHEIVEGYGGRVQVLGVVAGVSTTGIIDKAQR; this comes from the coding sequence ATGCACGGAATACCTGATTTCACGAACGTCCAGGTCTGGGTGGCCGGGGACGTGATGCTTGACCGCTACTGGCAGGGCGAGGCCCGGCGTATCAGCCCGGAAGCCCCGGTGCCGGTGGTCAAAATGGGTTTTGAAGAGAATCGCTTGGGCGGCGCCGCCAATGTCGCTTTGAATTTGGCGGTACTGGGTTGCCATGCACGCTTGGCCGGCTGGGTCGGTGACGACGAGGCCGGGCGCACCTTGCGCCATGAAGCCACGCGCCGCGGCATCGATACCCAACTCAGCACTGTTGTCGGGCTGCCGACCATCCTTAAATTGCGCGTGCTGGCGGGCAATCACCAGGTCATGCGGGTCGACTTTGAACAGCCTTTCACCGACACCATTGCCGCGCCGCCTTGGACTGCGGATGCCGGTGCCGTGGTGCTGTCGGACTACGCCAAGGGCACGTTGGCGGATCCACGTGATTTGATTGCGTCGGCGCGGACGCACGGCCTGCCGATTATCGTCGACCCCAAGGGCACCGATTGGGCGCGCTATCAGGGCGCCAGCATCCTGACGCCGAACTGGTCCGAATGGACCGAGGTGGCCGGTGTTTCGCATGACGAAGACGCCTTGGCGGCCCAGGCCCAGCACTGGATTAGCACCTTGGAGTTGAGTGCGCTACTGATCACCCGCAGCGAAAAGGGTATGAGTCTGTACCAAGCCGGCCAAGCGCCCGTGCACATCCCGACCGAGGCCCGCGCGGTCGCGGACGTCACCGGCGCCGGTGACACCGTGGTCGCCGCATTGGCGGCGGGCATTGCCGCGGGCTTGGATTGGGAGGCGGCATGCCGGCTTGCCAATACCGCGGCGGGTATTGTGGTGGGTAAGGTGGGAACGTCGGTGGTCAGTCCTCGTGAACTGGCCGATGCCAAGCAACAGGCCCTGCCCAAGGTCGCCGTGGATCGCAATCAATTGGCCCGGCAAATCGCCGACTACCAAGCCCGCGGCGAGCGCATTGTTTTCACCAACGGCTGTTTCGATATTTTGCACGCCGGCCACGTGTCGTATTTGACCGAAGCGGCCAGCCACGGTGATCGATTGATCGTCGCGGTCAACAGTGACCGCAGTGTCACCGAGCTGAAAGGGCCGACCCGGCCGGTTAACCATGCGCCACAACGCATGGATGTGTTGGCGGGCTTGGCGGCGGTTGATCACGTGATTGAGTTTGATGAGTCCACGCCCGAGGCGCTGCTTGGGCTGATTAAACCGGACGTGTTGGTCAAGGGCGGGGATTACGCCAACGTCTCGGACGTGGTGGGTCATGAAATCGTCGAAGGGTACGGTGGCCGTGTTCAGGTGCTGGGTGTCGTGGCCGGTGTGTCGACCACGGGTATTATCGACAAGGCCCAGCGCTAA
- a CDS encoding nucleotidyl transferase AbiEii/AbiGii toxin family protein, giving the protein MNISMPLFDDLVQMALESSGDEAQRPVIEKEILHYDILFCLDEAGLLDQLTFQGGTALRLCYGSLRLSEDLDFAGGRGFDAKSLRDISQCVEDYLGPRYGLPVEVKVPKLLLQEPGYEGIKVDKWQVAVTTSPARRDLPKQKIKLEVGAVDAYSREPRALAQNYAFLPAGYQDTLVLTESRAEIMADKLVSFVASEKYVRYRDIWDLLWLGRQNVIWSPDLVNQKIKDYGLDSYQALLASRIETLPQLVADGKFEAEMRRFVPTEAYERTLGKPKFLTHAGLTTVELLRALERALYGHGKRAGSLAER; this is encoded by the coding sequence ATGAACATTTCGATGCCGCTCTTTGATGACTTAGTTCAAATGGCGTTAGAGTCGAGTGGCGATGAAGCTCAACGGCCTGTTATCGAAAAAGAAATTCTTCACTATGACATTTTGTTTTGTCTGGACGAAGCGGGATTGCTGGATCAGCTCACGTTCCAAGGCGGGACCGCGTTAAGGCTTTGCTATGGAAGTCTGCGCCTGAGTGAGGATTTGGACTTCGCCGGGGGGCGCGGCTTTGATGCAAAAAGCCTCCGAGATATCAGCCAGTGTGTGGAAGATTATTTAGGACCACGATACGGGTTGCCGGTAGAGGTCAAGGTGCCGAAGTTACTCCTGCAAGAGCCTGGTTATGAAGGGATCAAAGTAGATAAGTGGCAAGTGGCGGTCACGACGTCGCCGGCGCGCCGCGATTTGCCCAAGCAAAAAATAAAGCTAGAAGTGGGTGCGGTCGATGCCTACTCGCGTGAACCTCGGGCGCTGGCGCAAAACTACGCGTTCCTGCCCGCCGGCTACCAAGACACGTTAGTGTTGACCGAGTCCCGGGCTGAAATCATGGCCGATAAATTGGTGTCGTTTGTTGCCTCGGAAAAATATGTCCGATACCGAGATATCTGGGATCTACTGTGGCTCGGGCGGCAAAACGTTATTTGGTCACCGGACTTGGTAAACCAGAAGATAAAAGACTACGGCTTAGACAGCTATCAGGCTCTTCTCGCATCTCGCATCGAAACGCTTCCGCAACTAGTGGCCGACGGAAAGTTCGAAGCGGAGATGCGGCGGTTCGTTCCGACCGAAGCCTATGAGCGTACGCTCGGCAAGCCGAAGTTTTTGACTCATGCAGGGCTTACCACTGTCGAATTACTCCGGGCGTTGGAGCGAGCACTGTATGGCCATGGCAAGCGCGCAGGATCGCTGGCTGAGCGATAA
- a CDS encoding UDP-glucose dehydrogenase family protein, translating into MNLTIIGTGYVGLVTGACFAERGNRVTCVDNDPAKLDVLRAGGVPIYEPGLDHMVARNVDSGLLQFTDDVAAAVDGAQVVMIAVGTPPGEDGSADLTAVLAVARAIGAALTGYAVIVTKSTVPVGTADQVREAVQGALTRDVPFDVVSNPEFLKEGAAVEDFMRPDRVVVGTDSERARDVMSELYEPFSHVREKLIFMGIRESEMTKYAANAMLATKISFMNEIANLCERLGADVEAVRRGIGSDSRIGYSFIYPGIGYGGSCFPKDVKALVRTAKSVDFDAHVLNAVEARNELQKQRLVERIVEHFGDDLSGKTFGVWGLSFKPGTDDMREAPALVIIQGLTALGATVYAYDPVAMGEAKRDLQPLMDAGSVTLAEHQYAAAKGVDALILATEWNIFRQPDFDALKRLMAAPVIFDGRNQYNPERLRRRGFHYVGIGR; encoded by the coding sequence ATGAATCTGACCATTATCGGCACCGGCTACGTCGGGCTTGTGACCGGGGCCTGTTTCGCCGAGCGCGGTAACCGTGTGACCTGCGTCGATAACGATCCTGCCAAATTGGACGTGTTACGTGCCGGTGGCGTCCCGATTTACGAACCGGGTCTTGACCACATGGTCGCCCGCAACGTCGACAGCGGTTTGCTGCAGTTTACCGATGACGTGGCAGCCGCAGTGGATGGCGCCCAGGTGGTCATGATTGCCGTCGGTACACCGCCCGGCGAAGACGGCAGTGCAGATTTAACCGCGGTTTTAGCGGTCGCACGCGCCATTGGCGCCGCGCTGACGGGTTACGCGGTGATCGTGACCAAGTCGACGGTGCCGGTAGGCACGGCCGATCAGGTCCGCGAGGCCGTCCAAGGCGCTTTGACCCGGGACGTGCCGTTTGACGTGGTTAGCAACCCTGAATTCCTTAAAGAAGGCGCCGCGGTCGAGGACTTTATGCGCCCGGACCGCGTTGTGGTTGGCACCGACAGTGAGCGCGCGCGCGACGTGATGAGCGAGTTGTACGAGCCCTTCAGTCATGTTCGCGAAAAGCTTATTTTTATGGGCATCCGCGAGTCCGAGATGACCAAGTACGCGGCCAACGCCATGTTGGCGACCAAGATCAGTTTCATGAACGAAATCGCCAATTTATGTGAACGTTTGGGCGCGGACGTTGAAGCGGTCCGCCGCGGCATCGGCAGCGACAGCCGTATTGGGTATAGCTTTATTTACCCCGGCATCGGCTACGGCGGCAGTTGCTTCCCCAAAGACGTCAAAGCCTTGGTGCGCACGGCTAAATCCGTCGACTTCGATGCCCATGTATTAAATGCAGTCGAAGCGCGCAATGAACTGCAAAAGCAGCGTTTAGTTGAGCGCATCGTCGAACACTTCGGTGATGATTTGAGCGGCAAGACCTTCGGTGTTTGGGGGCTGTCGTTCAAGCCCGGCACCGATGACATGCGCGAAGCGCCGGCGCTCGTCATTATTCAGGGCTTAACAGCGTTAGGCGCAACAGTTTACGCCTACGATCCGGTCGCGATGGGTGAAGCCAAGCGAGATTTACAGCCGTTGATGGATGCCGGGTCCGTGACGCTGGCGGAGCACCAATACGCCGCCGCCAAGGGGGTTGATGCGCTGATTTTGGCGACCGAGTGGAACATCTTCCGCCAGCCCGATTTTGACGCGCTGAAGCGGCTGATGGCGGCGCCGGTGATCTTTGATGGGCGAAATCAGTACAACCCAGAGCGTTTGCGCCGGCGTGGTTTCCATTACGTGGGGATTGGGCGTTAG